Proteins from a single region of Deinococcus malanensis:
- a CDS encoding GNAT family N-acetyltransferase: MTAAATLTTQDIALRRSQLDEAFVEMYSNLPPDVRQELRMQTVRVGSAGACMVGSVPIVLFNRVVNLGVGMPGTPEQVDELVALYRAEGLPFMVQLSPIAAPDSLPTWLEARGVVRKDSWAIFTRDLGPPPEVSTELRVERVGQELATVFGDTLARGYGLPPSLVVLMTALVGHPGAHCYLAYHGETPVAAASMFVEGQTARFIGAGTLPEFRRRGGQGALLARRIRDAAALGCDLITVETAEDPPEKPNPSYHNMLRSGFQLAYMQPNYIYTPS; this comes from the coding sequence ATGACCGCCGCAGCCACCCTGACCACCCAGGACATCGCCCTGCGCCGCAGTCAGCTCGATGAGGCCTTTGTGGAGATGTACAGCAACCTGCCCCCGGACGTCCGGCAGGAGCTGCGAATGCAGACGGTGCGGGTCGGATCTGCCGGCGCGTGCATGGTTGGCAGCGTGCCGATTGTTCTTTTTAACCGCGTCGTGAACCTGGGTGTCGGTATGCCCGGCACACCGGAACAGGTGGACGAGCTCGTGGCGCTGTACCGCGCCGAGGGGCTGCCGTTCATGGTGCAGCTCAGCCCCATTGCCGCGCCCGACTCGCTGCCCACATGGCTCGAAGCGCGCGGGGTGGTCCGGAAGGACTCCTGGGCAATTTTCACGCGTGACCTGGGCCCTCCCCCGGAAGTGAGCACCGAGCTGCGCGTGGAGCGTGTGGGGCAGGAACTGGCCACCGTCTTCGGTGACACCCTGGCGCGCGGGTACGGACTGCCGCCCTCGCTGGTGGTCCTGATGACCGCACTGGTCGGGCATCCCGGCGCCCATTGCTACCTGGCGTACCACGGTGAGACTCCGGTCGCCGCCGCCAGTATGTTCGTGGAAGGTCAGACTGCCCGTTTTATAGGCGCGGGCACGCTGCCCGAGTTCCGGCGCCGGGGAGGACAGGGTGCCCTGCTGGCCCGGCGCATCCGCGACGCCGCGGCGCTGGGGTGCGACCTGATTACCGTCGAGACCGCCGAGGACCCGCCCGAAAAACCGAATCCGTCGTACCACAACATGTTGCGCAGCGGCTTCCAGCTGGCCTACATGCAGCCGAACTACATTTACACGCCGTCCTGA
- a CDS encoding RNA polymerase sigma factor, which translates to MRPPGGQSIEAAHDHLIAQLQYGEESALKALYDDLSGVTYRVCLRMLGTPADAEEVLQDTFLRLEVQAQRYDPTRGTVRTFVLTIAQHLCLERLRSRRSRPQRQEDPSRGPVPDLAAPAPAGDPLDAVVIRDALDRLSTTDRELLEAMFFDGYTHAEITARTGLPLGTVKSRLRRALLKLRQRMLP; encoded by the coding sequence ATGCGTCCTCCTGGTGGCCAATCCATTGAGGCCGCACACGACCACCTGATCGCGCAGCTCCAGTATGGAGAAGAATCAGCCCTCAAAGCACTTTATGACGACCTGTCCGGCGTGACCTACCGGGTGTGTCTGCGCATGCTGGGGACCCCTGCTGACGCCGAGGAAGTCCTTCAGGACACGTTCCTCCGGCTGGAAGTCCAGGCGCAGCGGTACGACCCCACTCGCGGCACCGTGCGAACTTTCGTGCTGACCATCGCCCAGCACCTGTGTCTGGAGCGGCTGCGGTCCAGGCGCTCTCGCCCGCAGCGTCAGGAGGATCCCTCCAGGGGACCCGTGCCTGACCTAGCGGCCCCTGCGCCTGCAGGTGATCCGCTGGACGCCGTCGTTATCCGTGACGCCCTGGACAGGCTGAGCACGACCGACCGCGAACTTCTGGAAGCCATGTTTTTCGATGGCTACACCCACGCTGAAATCACGGCCCGGACAGGTCTTCCCCTGGGAACCGTCAAGAGCCGCCTGCGCCGCGCCCTGCTGAAACTGCGCCAAAGGATGCTGCCGTGA
- a CDS encoding anti-sigma factor domain-containing protein yields MNPPSAHPAELLPGYVLGDLEHHELEVVEAHLTNCGACRTEVVRLQEALYTLADDLPPAAAPEGGWERLQLRRLQPAAHHSGRIPPRPRPAWPLAAAIAALLALGGYATWMLVTPPTLQTDVTRWEAQGAVRLPLSTRTGEIFGTLWVREDGQALVVLNRPAPAGQVYQAWGRQAGDTQAAVPVSLGITGNTVMQVRWQGYGSVGISIEPAGGSPAPTRPLGRVNLPGV; encoded by the coding sequence GTGAATCCCCCCTCCGCTCACCCGGCGGAACTGCTGCCCGGCTATGTCCTGGGTGACCTTGAACACCACGAGCTGGAGGTGGTCGAGGCGCATCTGACCAACTGCGGGGCCTGCCGCACCGAGGTTGTCCGACTACAAGAAGCTCTGTACACGCTGGCCGATGACCTGCCGCCCGCCGCTGCACCCGAGGGCGGCTGGGAACGCCTTCAGCTTCGTCGCCTGCAACCCGCGGCGCACCATTCAGGTCGGATACCTCCGCGCCCTCGCCCCGCATGGCCGCTGGCGGCAGCCATCGCCGCCCTCCTGGCGCTGGGGGGTTATGCCACCTGGATGCTCGTCACACCACCCACCCTGCAGACAGATGTCACCCGCTGGGAAGCGCAGGGGGCCGTGCGTTTGCCTCTGTCGACCCGCACCGGCGAGATCTTCGGAACACTGTGGGTCCGTGAGGACGGCCAGGCCCTGGTGGTGCTTAATCGCCCGGCTCCAGCCGGTCAGGTCTACCAGGCCTGGGGACGGCAGGCTGGGGACACTCAGGCAGCCGTTCCGGTCAGTCTGGGCATCACTGGTAACACTGTGATGCAGGTCCGCTGGCAGGGCTACGGCTCGGTGGGAATCAGCATTGAGCCGGCCGGGGGAAGCCCGGCCCCCACCCGACCGCTTGGCCGGGTCAATCTGCCGGGCGTGTAG
- a CDS encoding haloalkane dehalogenase, whose translation MTNDSRPSPADPYARTRVQVFDTEFAFVDTGSGGPPIVFLHGNPTSSYLWRNVIPEVEGIGRCLAPDLVGMGESGKAPGGNYTIAEHARYLDAWFDTLDLRGVVLVLHDWGGALGFHWAARHPERVAGIAYMETIVQPVTWDDWDPGGVRMFQALRSPAGQTLILEKNVFIERILPSSVIRELGEQEMEAYRRPFPHPGEERRPMLTFPQQLPIEGEPAEVIAMVEAYGRFMSTTPIPKLFINAEPGSILTGRQREFCRSWPSQQEVTVAGRHFIQEDSPHEIGQAVAAFVQGLATPE comes from the coding sequence ATGACCAACGATTCCAGGCCATCTCCGGCCGATCCTTACGCCCGCACCCGGGTTCAGGTGTTCGATACAGAATTCGCCTTCGTGGATACGGGGAGCGGTGGTCCTCCTATCGTCTTTCTGCACGGCAATCCAACATCGTCCTACCTGTGGCGCAATGTGATTCCCGAAGTGGAGGGAATCGGGCGCTGCCTGGCTCCCGACCTGGTGGGCATGGGCGAGTCCGGCAAGGCACCGGGAGGGAACTACACCATCGCCGAGCATGCCCGTTACCTGGACGCCTGGTTCGACACGCTTGACCTGCGCGGTGTTGTGCTTGTGCTGCACGACTGGGGCGGCGCGCTGGGCTTTCACTGGGCGGCGCGTCATCCAGAGCGTGTGGCGGGCATCGCCTACATGGAGACCATCGTGCAGCCGGTTACCTGGGACGACTGGGACCCGGGCGGCGTCCGGATGTTCCAGGCCCTGCGCAGCCCCGCTGGACAGACACTGATTCTGGAAAAGAATGTGTTTATTGAGCGCATTCTGCCGTCGTCGGTCATCCGGGAGCTGGGAGAGCAGGAGATGGAAGCCTACCGGCGACCCTTCCCTCACCCCGGCGAGGAACGCCGTCCCATGCTGACATTTCCTCAGCAGTTGCCCATCGAGGGTGAGCCGGCAGAAGTGATCGCAATGGTGGAGGCTTATGGCCGGTTCATGAGCACCACCCCGATTCCCAAGCTGTTTATCAACGCGGAGCCCGGCTCGATCCTGACCGGTCGGCAGCGTGAGTTCTGCCGCAGCTGGCCCAGTCAGCAGGAAGTCACGGTGGCTGGCCGCCACTTTATTCAGGAAGACTCACCACACGAGATCGGACAGGCTGTCGCAGCCTTTGTCCAGGGGCTTGCCACCCCCGAATAA
- a CDS encoding cupredoxin domain-containing protein → MPRGKLILRSLAGGTLLLGIGAAATVPTQVHMFKHTAERTDPKAGGRAVVRSAGTNMLETTLTLSGLTPRKAYAAHYHALGPQASADPCMTNGPVTLGFPPFTASATGRATVKVTAEASKVASNAGAYINVHAASDLKVVPLCAAVRRTPPAARSSAVTPAAVTPAPATPTAAVNVAIGDHVFQPRVITVKAGTTVTWKHQGAALHNVISLTTPSLRSDDLKKGESYSYTFSKAGTYEYYCSYHEGMNGTIIVTD, encoded by the coding sequence ATGCCACGAGGCAAACTGATTCTGCGTTCACTGGCCGGCGGCACGCTGCTGCTGGGTATAGGAGCCGCCGCAACGGTTCCCACGCAGGTGCACATGTTCAAGCACACCGCTGAGCGGACCGATCCGAAAGCAGGTGGGCGGGCGGTGGTGCGGTCTGCCGGAACGAATATGCTCGAAACAACGCTGACCCTTTCTGGCCTGACGCCCAGAAAAGCGTACGCTGCCCATTACCACGCCCTGGGGCCTCAGGCCAGTGCCGACCCCTGCATGACCAATGGACCCGTGACCCTGGGCTTTCCGCCGTTTACCGCCAGCGCTACCGGACGCGCCACCGTCAAGGTGACAGCCGAAGCTTCGAAGGTGGCGTCCAATGCCGGTGCGTACATCAACGTCCATGCGGCCAGTGACCTGAAGGTGGTGCCACTGTGCGCGGCTGTCCGCCGAACCCCGCCCGCCGCACGTTCATCTGCTGTCACCCCAGCTGCGGTCACCCCGGCCCCGGCAACCCCGACAGCAGCGGTCAATGTTGCTATTGGGGATCATGTGTTCCAGCCCAGGGTGATCACGGTCAAGGCGGGAACGACCGTGACCTGGAAGCATCAGGGCGCCGCACTTCATAACGTGATCTCACTGACGACGCCTTCCCTGCGTTCGGACGATCTGAAAAAAGGCGAAAGCTACAGCTACACCTTCAGCAAGGCAGGCACCTACGAGTACTACTGCTCGTATCACGAAGGCATGAACGGCACGATCATCGTGACCGATTGA
- a CDS encoding CHRD domain-containing protein has protein sequence MMKRNIILGMVAASVLSACTMMGQPRTLAFKHNPITADPQAAGTAMVMTKADGMVTTTLTLTGLTPGKTYASHYHAFGPASNTDPCASNGPVTVGFPPFTADASGRATVSVTNEMAKIAGDQGAYINVHHGDALSVVPLCAPIKMVKG, from the coding sequence ATGATGAAACGTAACATTATTCTCGGGATGGTCGCGGCTTCCGTTCTCAGCGCATGCACCATGATGGGCCAGCCAAGAACCCTGGCGTTCAAGCACAATCCCATCACAGCTGATCCCCAGGCCGCTGGAACCGCCATGGTCATGACCAAAGCAGACGGCATGGTAACCACCACGCTCACCCTGACAGGCCTGACCCCTGGCAAGACCTATGCGTCTCACTACCATGCTTTCGGGCCGGCATCGAACACCGACCCCTGCGCCTCCAACGGGCCTGTGACGGTCGGGTTCCCGCCCTTTACGGCGGACGCCAGTGGCCGCGCCACAGTCAGCGTCACCAATGAGATGGCCAAAATCGCGGGTGACCAGGGCGCGTACATCAACGTGCACCACGGCGACGCCCTCTCGGTCGTGCCGCTGTGCGCACCCATCAAGATGGTCAAGGGCTGA
- a CDS encoding cyclase family protein, which yields MTLLDISRALTAAHPNWPGDAPFRVNPGARMAGGDSVNTSELCTSTHTGTHVDAPWHYDDLGERLDAVPLEVYVGTCRVLSVHGSGMIGSEVFGTLPETLPSRLLLNTGQPEHWTVFPEDFRTLSPDFVREVARRGVQLIGTDAPSVDPLTSKTLDAHHACQDSGIYILEGLNLSAVNDGEYELLCLPLPLVGVDGAPARAVLRLL from the coding sequence ATGACGCTGCTTGATATCTCCCGTGCCCTGACCGCTGCCCACCCCAACTGGCCCGGCGACGCCCCTTTCCGCGTCAATCCCGGTGCGCGCATGGCCGGCGGGGACAGCGTGAACACCAGCGAGCTGTGCACCAGCACCCATACAGGCACGCATGTCGACGCTCCCTGGCACTATGACGACCTGGGAGAGCGCCTGGACGCCGTACCGCTGGAGGTCTACGTGGGCACGTGCCGGGTCCTGAGTGTCCATGGCAGCGGGATGATCGGATCAGAGGTTTTCGGCACACTTCCAGAGACCCTGCCATCCCGGTTGCTGCTCAATACCGGCCAGCCTGAGCACTGGACGGTATTCCCTGAAGACTTCCGCACCCTGAGTCCGGACTTTGTGCGTGAGGTGGCGAGGCGAGGCGTACAGCTGATCGGCACCGATGCGCCCAGCGTGGACCCTCTGACCAGCAAGACACTGGACGCCCACCATGCCTGTCAGGACAGTGGCATCTACATTCTGGAGGGCCTGAATCTGAGCGCGGTGAACGACGGCGAGTACGAGTTGCTGTGTCTGCCGCTGCCCCTGGTTGGCGTCGACGGTGCCCCTGCCCGCGCGGTGTTGCGCCTGCTGTAA
- a CDS encoding acyl-CoA thioesterase translates to MTTFPGLDFPWEALPAERRHEMQRTVQASDLDDLDHVNNTVYLSWCEAVARAHALRLDMGTAALAALGAVPVARQHTITYLRPALLGEVLRVRTALLEHAGLRSVRGYTIDRLTGAEPQRLVECRTDWVWVDPVTGRPRRAPTDVATRFGF, encoded by the coding sequence TTGACCACATTTCCGGGTCTGGACTTTCCCTGGGAAGCGCTGCCCGCCGAGCGCCGGCACGAGATGCAGCGCACCGTACAGGCCTCTGACCTCGATGATCTGGACCATGTCAACAACACCGTGTACCTGTCGTGGTGTGAGGCGGTTGCCCGTGCACATGCACTGCGCCTGGATATGGGTACTGCAGCTCTGGCAGCCCTGGGCGCTGTACCGGTGGCGCGCCAGCACACCATCACCTATCTGCGCCCGGCCCTGCTGGGTGAGGTGCTGCGGGTACGCACGGCGCTGCTGGAACATGCCGGGTTGCGCAGTGTGCGTGGCTATACCATCGACCGCCTGACAGGCGCTGAACCTCAGCGTCTGGTGGAATGCCGGACCGACTGGGTCTGGGTGGACCCGGTGACCGGCCGGCCCAGACGCGCGCCCACTGACGTGGCCACCCGTTTTGGGTTCTGA
- a CDS encoding 4a-hydroxytetrahydrobiopterin dehydratase — MSYHPYDPRMAYDPKRKLTDGDVQERKPDGWWGDEGKLFRDFAFETYQAGLDFVVKVAALAEQRGHHPDLHLKYRRVRVTFFTHDAGGVTMLDLDGAQAVNDLLNEDR, encoded by the coding sequence ATGAGCTACCACCCTTACGACCCGCGCATGGCCTACGACCCGAAGCGCAAATTGACCGACGGTGACGTGCAGGAGCGTAAGCCCGACGGCTGGTGGGGCGACGAGGGCAAGCTGTTCCGGGACTTTGCGTTCGAGACCTATCAGGCTGGACTTGACTTTGTGGTGAAGGTCGCAGCCCTGGCCGAGCAGCGCGGGCACCACCCCGATCTGCACTTGAAGTACCGCCGAGTTCGGGTGACTTTTTTTACCCACGACGCAGGAGGCGTGACCATGTTGGACCTCGACGGCGCGCAGGCCGTCAATGACCTGCTGAATGAGGACCGTTGA
- the mutS gene encoding DNA mismatch repair protein MutS has protein sequence MRAAQSVLKGTGSGALPPMLDQYVRMRDEVAQQLPHAILLFQVGDFYETFGEDAERTARLLGLALTHKTSKEFSTPMAGIPVRALDQNVEKLLSAGVCVAVADQMEEAGTGLVDRKVTQLLTPGTVTEERHLGADENYLAAVATGDGYALALLDVSTGDFRAAAFHTRAALYDELGRHRAREVLLAPELSGNPALLSDFQGRFPVMLSPANFAEEASRAELHRTLGEVPGSLNSSALVRACGAVLGYARMAQQGQLDMVRRVVRFEPGAQMRLPEAAVRALELFQAHSPQGVTLMDVLCQTRTAGGRRRLRAWLRSPLLDELSIQARLDSVEALTRAPDLRGSVRSLLYRAHDLERLAARVATRRASPREVASLARTLDLLPDAVTLLAGQDGLLAGVHTRLSSLPDVVTRIRAAMVDDPPLRLGDGGLIREGFHAELDDLRAGALRHREWLAQLEITERERTGISSLKVGFNNVFGYYLEVTGPHLSKVPSDYRQVATLKDRARFTRPDLREREREIARLEAAASRLEVEVFTELRDALSAHAEALSEAAGALAELDVLSALAELAVESGWTRPQTTDGQTRLVQARHPVVERSAGGRFVPNDAQLGSGRHTLLLTGPNMAGKSTYLRTVALCALLHQIGSFVPADRAQLPVYDAIHTRIGASDDLAGGRSTFMVEMSELATILHGATHRSLVILDEVGRGTSTLDGLAIAHAALEHLHTTRAHTLFATHYFELTRLEADFPGLVNLHVAAEEDAAGSGGLTFYHQVVPGAARQSYGVEVARLAGLPAPVTQRAARLLTSLNARGDDRRLIGELAALDLSRLTPMQALEILHGWQRAVVEESPEAVEGQA, from the coding sequence ATGCGAGCAGCGCAGAGTGTACTTAAGGGGACCGGGTCAGGCGCGCTGCCACCCATGCTGGATCAATACGTACGAATGCGCGACGAAGTCGCGCAGCAGCTGCCTCACGCCATCCTGCTGTTTCAGGTGGGCGATTTTTACGAGACCTTCGGTGAGGACGCTGAGCGGACGGCCCGGTTGCTGGGTCTTGCGCTGACGCACAAGACCAGCAAGGAATTCAGCACTCCTATGGCTGGCATACCCGTGCGGGCGCTGGATCAGAACGTCGAAAAGCTCCTCTCGGCTGGAGTCTGCGTGGCGGTGGCCGACCAGATGGAAGAGGCCGGAACAGGTCTGGTGGACCGCAAGGTCACTCAGCTCCTGACCCCTGGCACCGTGACCGAGGAGCGGCACCTGGGGGCCGACGAGAACTATCTGGCGGCGGTGGCCACGGGGGACGGCTACGCCCTGGCCCTGCTGGACGTCAGCACCGGGGATTTTCGGGCAGCGGCTTTTCATACCCGCGCGGCGCTGTATGACGAACTGGGCCGCCACCGTGCCCGCGAGGTGCTGCTGGCACCGGAACTCTCCGGGAACCCGGCGCTGCTCTCGGACTTTCAGGGGCGCTTCCCGGTCATGCTTTCACCGGCCAACTTCGCCGAGGAGGCCAGCCGGGCAGAACTGCACCGCACCCTGGGCGAGGTCCCTGGGTCGCTGAACTCGTCGGCACTGGTGCGGGCGTGTGGGGCCGTCCTCGGGTACGCACGTATGGCCCAGCAGGGGCAGCTGGACATGGTCCGCCGGGTGGTGCGTTTCGAACCCGGCGCCCAGATGCGCCTGCCCGAAGCCGCCGTGCGGGCACTTGAGCTGTTTCAGGCCCATTCCCCGCAGGGCGTGACCCTGATGGACGTGCTGTGCCAGACGCGCACAGCAGGTGGAAGAAGACGGCTGCGCGCCTGGCTGCGCTCTCCCCTGCTGGATGAGTTGAGCATCCAGGCCCGGCTCGACAGCGTGGAGGCCCTGACCCGCGCACCGGACCTGCGCGGCAGTGTGCGCTCGCTGCTCTACCGTGCCCATGACCTGGAACGTCTGGCTGCCCGGGTGGCGACCCGGCGCGCGTCCCCCCGTGAGGTGGCGTCCCTGGCGCGCACGCTGGACCTGTTGCCAGACGCGGTGACGCTGCTGGCCGGGCAGGACGGCCTGCTTGCAGGCGTTCACACCCGGCTTTCGTCCCTGCCGGACGTGGTCACGCGGATCCGGGCGGCGATGGTCGACGACCCACCGCTTCGGCTCGGAGATGGTGGCCTGATCCGTGAGGGCTTTCACGCCGAACTGGACGACCTGCGTGCCGGGGCCCTGCGTCACAGGGAGTGGCTGGCGCAACTGGAGATCACCGAACGTGAACGCACCGGCATCTCAAGCCTGAAGGTCGGGTTCAACAACGTCTTTGGCTACTACCTGGAAGTCACCGGGCCTCACCTCAGCAAGGTGCCGTCCGATTACCGGCAGGTGGCGACCCTCAAGGACCGGGCGCGCTTTACCCGCCCGGACCTGCGCGAGCGCGAGCGCGAGATTGCCCGGCTGGAAGCGGCGGCCAGCCGCCTGGAAGTGGAGGTCTTTACCGAGCTGCGAGACGCCCTGTCGGCCCACGCCGAAGCGCTGAGTGAAGCGGCCGGCGCGCTGGCCGAACTGGACGTTCTCTCGGCCCTGGCCGAACTGGCTGTGGAAAGTGGCTGGACCCGGCCCCAGACCACGGACGGCCAGACCCGGCTGGTGCAGGCGCGCCACCCGGTGGTGGAACGGTCGGCCGGTGGGCGCTTTGTGCCCAACGACGCGCAGCTGGGTTCAGGCCGCCACACCCTGCTGCTGACCGGGCCGAACATGGCCGGCAAAAGTACCTATCTGCGCACTGTGGCCCTGTGCGCGCTGCTGCATCAGATCGGCTCCTTCGTCCCGGCTGACCGCGCGCAGCTGCCGGTGTACGACGCGATTCATACCCGCATCGGTGCCTCGGACGATCTGGCGGGCGGACGCAGCACCTTTATGGTCGAAATGAGCGAGCTGGCGACCATTCTGCACGGCGCTACGCACCGCAGTCTGGTCATTCTGGATGAGGTGGGCCGGGGTACCAGCACCCTGGACGGGCTGGCCATCGCGCACGCCGCGCTTGAACATCTGCATACTACCCGGGCGCACACGCTGTTTGCGACCCACTATTTCGAGCTGACACGCCTGGAAGCGGATTTTCCGGGGCTGGTCAACCTGCATGTGGCTGCCGAGGAGGACGCGGCCGGCTCGGGCGGGCTGACCTTCTACCATCAGGTGGTGCCTGGAGCCGCGCGGCAGAGCTACGGTGTGGAGGTCGCCCGTCTGGCCGGGTTGCCTGCCCCGGTGACCCAGCGGGCGGCGCGGCTGCTGACCTCGCTGAACGCCCGGGGCGACGACCGCCGGCTGATCGGTGAACTCGCGGCCCTGGACCTCAGCCGCCTGACGCCGATGCAGGCGCTGGAGATCCTGCACGGCTGGCAGCGGGCTGTGGTAGAGGAATCACCCGAAGCGGTTGAAGGCCAGGCGTGA
- a CDS encoding DUF2254 domain-containing protein, with amino-acid sequence MRSSAYSRLATRLRDMLHSLWFLPSLMVVLFVLLAVLTIRLEGLMPQSGRNQLITFPGGVEGARSLLSAIASSLFGVAGTVFTITITALSIASGQMGPRLMESFTRDWRNSVSLGMFLGTVSYTFTILRSVPIGQSQPESVPHLGVHLALLFTFISIIVLIYFIHHVATSINVGYVIRSVHDDLHRTLTTQTVQGQRHDQQHLLPPEWTGQDIVSAPRSGYLQSVDTDALVHLAVSHGATVCLLVRPGDFVMKGIPVAWVTPRACKGITRTMTIGRSRTTNQDIEYAARKLVEVASRALSPGTNDPYTAMTVLDHLGDALVSLQERGLINGQFEHEGQVRLIMPQPGFSGMVETMFNMIRQYGRTHPAVMIRMLEVLTRAAAVLVDPDRRSVLQTHADLVYTEALEHTEAQHDRDALQRRYQRFVDVCHDRRKLTDPARPLPVQIHE; translated from the coding sequence ATGCGCTCCTCTGCCTACTCGCGGCTCGCAACTCGCCTGAGAGACATGCTGCACAGCCTGTGGTTCCTGCCCAGCCTGATGGTCGTTCTCTTCGTGCTGCTGGCTGTGCTGACCATCCGGCTGGAGGGGTTGATGCCTCAGTCTGGTCGGAACCAGCTGATCACATTTCCCGGAGGCGTGGAAGGCGCCCGGTCCCTGCTGAGTGCAATCGCGTCGTCCCTGTTCGGCGTTGCAGGTACGGTCTTTACGATCACGATCACCGCGCTGAGCATTGCGTCGGGTCAGATGGGTCCCCGGCTGATGGAGAGCTTTACACGTGACTGGCGCAACAGCGTCTCTCTGGGAATGTTCCTCGGAACCGTCTCCTATACATTCACGATCCTGCGGTCGGTTCCCATCGGTCAAAGCCAGCCGGAATCCGTCCCGCATCTGGGCGTGCATCTGGCACTGCTGTTTACGTTCATCAGCATCATTGTGCTGATCTACTTTATTCATCACGTGGCCACGAGTATCAACGTGGGGTACGTCATACGCTCGGTTCACGACGACCTGCACCGGACGCTGACCACCCAGACGGTCCAGGGACAGCGCCATGACCAGCAGCACCTGCTTCCACCGGAATGGACAGGTCAGGACATCGTGTCCGCCCCACGGAGCGGGTACCTCCAGAGTGTTGATACAGATGCCCTGGTACATCTGGCTGTCAGCCACGGCGCGACCGTCTGCCTTCTGGTCAGACCGGGAGATTTCGTCATGAAGGGCATTCCGGTCGCCTGGGTGACACCACGGGCATGTAAGGGAATCACGCGCACGATGACCATCGGGCGGAGCCGCACGACCAACCAGGACATCGAGTATGCAGCCCGGAAACTCGTGGAGGTCGCCTCCCGGGCCCTGTCTCCGGGGACGAACGATCCGTACACAGCCATGACGGTCCTGGATCATCTCGGTGACGCCCTGGTCTCCCTTCAGGAGCGTGGCCTGATCAATGGACAGTTCGAGCACGAAGGCCAGGTACGGCTGATCATGCCGCAGCCCGGGTTCTCCGGAATGGTGGAGACCATGTTCAACATGATCCGGCAGTACGGCAGGACCCACCCAGCCGTGATGATCCGCATGCTCGAGGTGCTCACCCGGGCGGCGGCGGTTCTGGTGGATCCGGACCGGCGAAGTGTTCTGCAGACGCACGCCGACCTCGTGTATACCGAAGCGCTTGAACATACCGAGGCCCAGCACGACCGCGATGCCCTACAGCGGCGATATCAGCGCTTCGTCGACGTCTGCCATGACAGGCGAAAATTGACAGACCCGGCGCGGCCACTCCCTGTCCAGATTCATGAGTGA
- a CDS encoding alpha-hydroxy acid oxidase: MTAPHLPDLLNLTDMETAARQVMPPDALNYYASGANDEHTLRANRASFSHIRLRPRVLVDVSNIDLSTEVLGLPLSFPVGIAPCAMHGLVHPEAEVATACAAAAAGSLATLSTMSHKPIEAVAQAADGRMWFQLYLYRDREVSRALVQRAEAAGARALVLTVDTPFLGRREVMLRSPLHLPEGMSLPNVGQRQPGTEHLDDLSYLNTLFDPSMNWRDLEWLRSVTRLPIVLKGIHTAEDAALTVEVGGHVWISNHGGRQLDTAVTPLEALPEIVDTVQGRAEIYLDGGITRGTDVLKAVALGARAVFLGRAPLYGLAVAGEAGVRHTLELLREELQLAMALCGKVRLADLGPEVLRPTS, encoded by the coding sequence ATGACTGCTCCGCACCTGCCCGATCTGCTTAACCTGACCGATATGGAAACTGCCGCCCGGCAGGTCATGCCACCGGACGCGCTGAATTATTACGCCAGCGGCGCCAACGACGAACACACGCTTCGCGCCAATCGCGCCAGCTTTTCCCACATTCGGCTGCGCCCGCGAGTCCTGGTGGACGTGTCGAACATTGACCTGAGCACCGAGGTCCTGGGCCTGCCCCTGAGTTTTCCCGTTGGGATCGCTCCGTGCGCCATGCATGGCCTGGTGCATCCGGAAGCCGAGGTTGCCACGGCCTGCGCGGCGGCGGCGGCCGGCAGCCTGGCGACCCTCAGCACCATGAGCCACAAACCCATCGAGGCTGTGGCGCAGGCGGCAGATGGCCGGATGTGGTTCCAGCTGTACCTGTACCGCGACCGCGAGGTCAGCCGCGCCCTGGTGCAGCGCGCCGAGGCCGCCGGAGCCCGCGCTCTGGTCCTGACGGTAGATACGCCGTTCCTGGGCCGCCGTGAGGTTATGCTGCGCTCGCCGCTGCACCTGCCTGAAGGCATGAGCCTCCCCAACGTGGGTCAGCGGCAACCCGGCACCGAGCACCTGGATGACCTGAGTTACCTGAACACGCTGTTCGATCCCAGCATGAACTGGCGGGACCTGGAATGGTTGCGCTCGGTGACGCGGCTGCCCATTGTCCTGAAGGGCATTCACACCGCCGAAGACGCGGCGCTGACCGTGGAGGTAGGCGGGCATGTCTGGATCAGCAATCACGGCGGCCGGCAGCTGGACACGGCCGTGACCCCGCTGGAAGCCCTGCCTGAAATCGTTGATACCGTCCAGGGGAGAGCCGAGATCTACCTGGACGGTGGCATCACCCGTGGGACCGATGTACTCAAGGCCGTGGCCCTGGGCGCCCGCGCAGTGTTCCTGGGACGCGCGCCGCTGTACGGGCTGGCGGTGGCTGGCGAGGCTGGAGTGCGGCACACCCTGGAACTTCTGCGCGAGGAGTTGCAGCTGGCCATGGCTCTGTGCGGCAAGGTGCGTCTGGCTGATCTTGGGCCGGAAGTGCTCCGGCCGACCTCTTAG